A genome region from Streptomyces pratensis includes the following:
- a CDS encoding NCS1 family nucleobase:cation symporter-1, which yields MTAVEDRPPETATGDTGAGKDTRVAGDTGTTSSVLYTYDLAPTKKQGRRWGAYNVFTLWANDVHSLGNYAFAIGLFALGLNVWGILAAFALASVLLFLLLTLSGFMGHKTGVPFPVMSRIAFGIRGAKIPAAVRGIVAIAWFGIQTYLASAVLSALLIAMFPGLRGLDSNSLLGQSTLGWISFLALWALQLLIVSYGMQMIRRYMAFAAPTTLITMLALAVWMFVRADGSISLSVDAPLTGGDMWLQILQAAALWVVIYGTFVLNFCDFTRSARSRGSIVRGNVTGIPLNMLFFAVIVVVLSGAQFKLDGHVITSPTDIVRTIPNMFLLVTASLALIALTVAVNLLANFVAPIYALIDLFPRRLNFRRAGVVSAVVGLVILPWNLYNSPVIVNYFLGGLGALLGPLFGVIMADYWLLRKSRVNVPDLYSEDPQGEYHYSRGFNPRAVAAFVPAAAVAVVVALVPYFHAAAGFSWFVGAFLAAVLYAVIADRARQIKDVDGEAIAVDAE from the coding sequence ATGACTGCTGTGGAGGACCGGCCGCCCGAGACGGCCACCGGGGACACCGGAGCCGGCAAGGACACCCGGGTGGCAGGGGACACCGGAACCACAAGTTCCGTCCTGTACACCTACGACCTGGCCCCGACGAAGAAGCAAGGGCGCCGGTGGGGCGCCTACAACGTCTTCACGCTCTGGGCCAACGACGTCCACAGCCTCGGCAACTACGCCTTCGCCATCGGCCTCTTCGCGCTCGGCCTGAACGTGTGGGGCATCCTGGCGGCCTTCGCGCTCGCGTCGGTGCTGCTCTTCCTGCTGCTGACGCTGTCCGGGTTCATGGGGCACAAGACGGGCGTCCCCTTCCCGGTCATGAGCCGCATCGCGTTCGGCATCAGGGGCGCGAAGATACCGGCCGCCGTCCGGGGCATCGTCGCCATCGCCTGGTTCGGCATCCAGACCTACCTGGCCTCCGCCGTCCTGAGCGCCCTGCTCATCGCGATGTTCCCCGGCCTCCGCGGTCTGGACTCGAACTCCCTGCTCGGTCAGTCGACCCTCGGCTGGATCTCCTTCCTCGCGTTGTGGGCGCTCCAGCTCCTCATCGTGAGTTACGGGATGCAGATGATCCGGAGGTACATGGCCTTCGCCGCGCCCACCACCCTGATCACCATGCTCGCCCTCGCGGTCTGGATGTTCGTCCGCGCGGACGGATCGATCTCCCTGTCCGTCGACGCGCCGCTCACGGGCGGAGACATGTGGCTGCAGATCCTTCAGGCCGCCGCGTTGTGGGTGGTGATCTACGGGACGTTCGTGCTGAACTTCTGCGACTTCACCCGGTCGGCCAGGAGCCGCGGCTCCATAGTCCGCGGCAACGTGACCGGGATCCCGCTCAACATGCTCTTCTTCGCGGTCATCGTGGTGGTCCTCAGCGGGGCGCAGTTCAAGCTCGACGGACACGTCATCACCAGCCCCACGGACATCGTCCGGACGATCCCGAACATGTTCCTCCTGGTGACCGCCTCGCTCGCCCTCATCGCCCTCACCGTCGCGGTGAACCTGCTGGCCAACTTCGTCGCGCCGATCTACGCGCTCATCGACCTCTTCCCGCGCCGGCTGAACTTCCGCCGGGCGGGTGTGGTGAGCGCGGTCGTCGGGCTGGTGATCCTGCCGTGGAACCTCTACAACAGCCCGGTCATCGTGAACTACTTCCTCGGTGGGCTCGGAGCCCTCCTCGGACCGCTCTTCGGCGTGATCATGGCGGACTACTGGCTGCTGCGGAAGTCCCGGGTCAACGTGCCCGACCTCTACAGCGAGGACCCCCAGGGCGAGTACCACTACAGCCGAGGATTCAATCCCCGCGCGGTCGCGGCCTTCGTCCCCGCCGCGGCCGTCGCCGTCGTCGTCGCCCTTGTGCCCTACTTCCACGCCGCGGCCGGATTCTCCTGGTTCGTGGGCGCGTTCCTCGCAGCCGTGCTGTACGCGGTCATCGCGGACCGTGCCAGGCAGATCAAGGACGTCGACGGCGAGGCGATCGCCGTCGACGCCGAATGA
- a CDS encoding aspartate/glutamate racemase family protein has translation MRILVVNVNTTQSITDSIGEQAAAAASPGTEIVPLTPSFGAESVEGNYESYLAAVAVMEAVRAHPGPFDAVIQAGYGEHGREGLQELLDVPVVDITEAAASTAQFLGRSYSVVTSLDRTVPLIEERLHTAGLSARCASVRASGLAVLDLERDEEAAVDAIVEQAAQAVETDRAEVICLGCGGMSGLTERVVERTGVPVVDGVSAAVTIAESLVRLGLTTSKVRTYAPPRPKRIINWPPRTR, from the coding sequence ATGCGCATCCTCGTCGTCAACGTCAACACCACACAGTCGATCACCGACTCGATCGGCGAGCAGGCGGCCGCCGCCGCGTCGCCCGGCACCGAGATCGTCCCGCTGACCCCCTCCTTCGGGGCCGAGTCCGTCGAAGGCAACTACGAGAGCTATCTCGCCGCCGTCGCCGTGATGGAGGCGGTCCGTGCCCATCCGGGACCGTTCGACGCCGTGATCCAGGCCGGCTACGGCGAGCACGGCCGGGAAGGGCTCCAGGAACTGCTCGACGTCCCGGTCGTCGACATCACCGAGGCGGCCGCGAGCACCGCCCAGTTCCTCGGGCGCAGTTACTCCGTCGTCACCAGCCTCGACCGCACGGTCCCGTTGATCGAGGAGCGCCTCCACACCGCGGGCCTCAGTGCGCGCTGCGCCTCCGTGCGGGCCAGCGGGCTGGCCGTGCTGGACCTCGAGCGGGACGAGGAGGCGGCTGTCGACGCCATCGTCGAGCAGGCGGCCCAGGCCGTGGAGACCGACCGGGCCGAGGTGATCTGCCTGGGGTGCGGCGGCATGTCCGGACTGACCGAACGCGTCGTCGAACGCACCGGGGTCCCGGTCGTCGACGGTGTGAGCGCCGCGGTGACGATCGCCGAGTCCCTCGTCCGTCTCGGGCTGACCACCTCGAAGGTGCGCACGTACGCGCCGCCGCGCCCCAAGCGAATCATCAACTGGCCCCCGCGGACACGCTGA
- the allB gene encoding allantoinase AllB, with amino-acid sequence MPDVQLVLRSTRVITPEGTRPASIAVAGGTIVAVLPYDAEVPAGARLEDVGEQVVLPGLVDTHVHVNDPGRTEWEGFWTATRAAAAGGITTLLDMPLNSLPPTTTVEHLRVKQEVARPKAHVDVGFWGGALPDNVKDLRPLHGAGVHGFKCFLSPSGVDEFPELDQEQLASSLAEIAGFDGLMIVHAEDPHHLAAAPQRSGGKYADFLASRPRDAENTAIGNLIAQARRLNARVHVLHLSSSDALPLIAAAKAEGVRVTVESCPHFLTLTAEEVPDGATEFKCCPPIREAANQDALWAGLADGTIDCVVSDHSPSTADLKTPDFASAWGGISSLQLGLPAVWTEARRRGHGLEDVVRWMSAGPARLAGLDRKGAIETGRDADFAVLDPDAVFTVDPAGLEHRNRVTAYAGRTLRGVVTSTWLRGERILGDGILAEPKGRLLERNH; translated from the coding sequence GTGCCCGACGTACAGCTGGTGTTGCGCTCCACGCGCGTCATCACCCCCGAAGGGACGCGCCCCGCGTCGATAGCCGTCGCCGGCGGAACGATCGTCGCGGTGCTGCCGTACGACGCCGAGGTGCCGGCCGGTGCCCGTCTCGAGGACGTCGGTGAACAGGTCGTACTGCCCGGTCTCGTCGACACCCACGTCCATGTGAACGACCCCGGCCGCACCGAGTGGGAGGGCTTCTGGACCGCCACCCGCGCAGCCGCCGCCGGAGGCATCACCACCCTCCTCGACATGCCCCTGAACTCGCTGCCGCCGACCACGACGGTCGAGCACCTGCGGGTCAAGCAGGAGGTCGCACGTCCCAAGGCGCACGTCGACGTAGGTTTCTGGGGCGGCGCGCTGCCCGACAACGTCAAGGACCTGCGGCCGCTGCACGGAGCAGGCGTCCACGGCTTCAAGTGCTTCCTGTCGCCCTCCGGAGTGGACGAGTTCCCCGAGCTCGATCAGGAACAGCTCGCGAGCTCCCTCGCCGAGATCGCCGGCTTCGACGGTCTGATGATCGTGCACGCGGAGGACCCGCACCACCTGGCCGCGGCCCCGCAGCGGAGCGGCGGGAAGTACGCCGACTTCCTCGCCTCCCGGCCACGCGACGCCGAGAACACGGCGATCGGGAACCTGATCGCCCAGGCCCGCCGGCTGAACGCCCGTGTCCACGTGCTGCACCTGTCCTCCTCGGACGCGCTGCCGCTGATCGCCGCGGCCAAGGCGGAGGGGGTCCGGGTCACCGTCGAGTCCTGCCCGCACTTCCTCACCCTGACCGCCGAGGAGGTCCCGGACGGTGCGACCGAGTTCAAGTGCTGCCCGCCGATCCGGGAGGCCGCCAACCAGGACGCCCTGTGGGCGGGGCTTGCCGACGGGACGATCGACTGCGTCGTCTCCGACCACTCGCCCTCCACCGCAGACCTCAAGACCCCCGACTTCGCCTCCGCCTGGGGCGGTATCTCCTCGCTGCAGCTCGGCCTGCCCGCCGTCTGGACCGAGGCGCGCCGCCGTGGCCACGGTCTGGAGGACGTCGTCCGATGGATGTCCGCGGGGCCCGCCCGGCTCGCCGGCCTCGACAGGAAGGGTGCGATCGAGACAGGCCGGGACGCCGACTTCGCCGTCCTCGACCCCGACGCGGTCTTCACCGTCGACCCCGCCGGGCTGGAGCACCGCAACCGGGTCACCGCGTACGCGGGCAGGACCCTGCGCGGTGTCGTCACCTCCACCTGGCTGCGCGGCGAACGCATCCTCGGCGACGGCATCCTCGCGGAGCCCAAGGGCCGCCTCCTCGAACGGAACCACTGA